The following coding sequences lie in one Rhodohalobacter barkolensis genomic window:
- a CDS encoding TraR/DksA family transcriptional regulator, whose amino-acid sequence MKAINKFPETTEELKTNLSPEELAYFEAIILRKREEAQDELEYLQNQIEDIRSSDDDDASSLTHHMGDLGSREESLDLTYRLIQRNRKYINELNRALVRIDNGTYGICRATGEPIEKGRLEFAPHTRYSIDAKNRGLDKKRAAFAQMK is encoded by the coding sequence ATGAAAGCAATCAATAAATTTCCCGAAACAACTGAAGAACTTAAAACGAACCTCTCACCGGAAGAACTTGCTTATTTTGAAGCGATCATATTGAGAAAGAGAGAAGAAGCCCAGGACGAGCTGGAGTATTTACAAAATCAAATAGAGGATATTCGTTCATCTGATGATGATGATGCATCATCCTTGACTCACCACATGGGAGATCTTGGCAGCCGTGAAGAGAGTTTGGATTTGACATACCGGCTAATCCAGAGAAATCGCAAATATATCAATGAGCTAAACAGAGCGTTGGTACGTATCGATAACGGAACCTATGGTATCTGCCGTGCTACCGGTGAGCCAATTGAAAAAGGACGCCTTGAGTTTGCTCCGCATACAAGGTACAGTATAGATGCAAAAAATAGAGGTTTAGACAAGAAGAGAGCCGCTTTTGCACAGATGAAGTGA